The Litchfieldia alkalitelluris genome has a window encoding:
- a CDS encoding response regulator, which produces MAHKILVVDDAAFMRMMIKDILSKNGFDVVAEAADGAQAVEKYQEHLPDLVTMDITMPEMDGITALKEIKKLNPNAKVIMCSAMGQQAMVIDAIQAGAKDFIVKPFQADRVLEAINKTLS; this is translated from the coding sequence ATGGCACATAAAATTTTAGTAGTTGACGATGCAGCTTTTATGAGAATGATGATTAAGGATATCTTATCTAAAAACGGATTCGATGTAGTGGCAGAGGCTGCCGATGGAGCGCAAGCAGTTGAGAAATACCAAGAGCATTTACCTGATCTGGTAACAATGGACATTACTATGCCAGAAATGGATGGGATAACTGCATTGAAAGAGATAAAAAAACTTAATCCGAATGCAAAGGTTATCATGTGTTCAGCAATGGGTCAACAAGCAATGGTAATTGATGCGATTCAAGCTGGAGCAAAAGACTTTATTGTAAAGCCATTTCAAGCAGATCGCGTATTAGAAGCTATTAACAAAACGTTAAGCTAA